From the genome of Pelobates fuscus isolate aPelFus1 chromosome 11, aPelFus1.pri, whole genome shotgun sequence:
taccagccctgggctttatataactaataataatatccaatactagccctgggctttatataactaataataataatattatccaATACCAGCCCTGGGCtttatataactaataataataataataataatatccaataccagccctgggctttatataactaataataatatccaataccagccctgggctttatataactaataataataataataataataatatccaatacCAGCCCCGGGCtttatataactaataataataataataataataataataataataataataataataataatatccaataccagccctgggctttatataactaataataataataatatccaataccagccctgggctttatataaataataataatatccaataccagccctgggctttatataactaataataatatccaataccagccctgggctttatataactaataataataatatccaataccagccctgggctttatataactaataataataataatatccaataccagccctgggctttatataactaataataataatatccaataccggccctgggctttatataactaataataataatatccaataccagccctgggctttatataactaataataataataatatccaataccagccctgggctttatataactaataataataatatctgataccagccctgggctttatataactaataataataataataataataataatatccaataccggccctgggctttatataactaataataataataataataataatatccaataccagccctgggctttatataactaataataatatccaataccagccctgggctttatataactaataataatattatccaATACCAGCCCTGGGCtttatataactaataataataatatccaataccagccctgggctttatataactaataataataatatccaataccagccctgggctttatataactaataataataataatatccaataccagccctgggctttatataactaataataataataatatccaataccagccctgggctttatataactaataataataataatatccaataccagccctgggctttatataactaataataataatatccaataccagccctgggctttatataactaataataatatccaataccagccctgggctttatataactaataataatatccaataccagccctgggctttatataactaataataataataatatctgataccagccctgggctttatataactaataataataatatccaataccagccctgggctttatataaataataataataatattatctgaTACCAGCTCTGGGCtttatataactaataataatatccaataccagccctgggctttatataactaataataataatattatccaATACCAGCCCTGGGCtttatataactaataataatatccaataccagccctgggctttatataactaataataataatatccaataccagccctgggctttatataactaataataatatccaataccagccctgggctttatataactaataataatatccaataccagccctgggctttatataactaataataatatccaataccagccctgggctttatataactaataataataataatatctgataccagccctgggctttatataactaataataataatatccaatacCAGCCCTGGGCTttatctaaataataataataatattatctgaTACCAGCTCTGGGCTTTATATGACTAATTATAACATTATCTGATAATATTATTTAATACCAGCTCTGGGGTTTATAGaatttatttataacattaatACCAGCTCTGGGTATTATACAAATTCTACAACCTAATTATTGTCCCAAAATTGCTGTATAacccaatatattttacattttaactgtgaacctTTCTATAATACCCCAGTGTCTTGTATTTCATATATTGCTTTTTGGTTAAACAAGTTGTGCTATTCTTTTCACGcctgtaatattgttaaatagCTGCATAATCTGAATGCTTCAGGTACTTTCCTTTTCATTATTTTCTGTATATACTAAATTATTGACGTTCGAGTGACCAAATAATCACTACTTAGAGCCCAAGTCTGTAAATGGCAAGGACTTTCCAGGAGGTCCGATCATTTTAAAGAAGGGGTTCTGTATTCAGGGCTTCATGATCTTTCTTGTAGGAAGGAGGGCTTAGATTGGAAGACCCtgcttttatataaataaaaactaacTACTGTTAATACCCGTGTGAATGTTCTTTGACGTGTGTCTGACTAGTTCTGACAGATAGTAAGGTAGCTGCACTGTTATCGTCCATGTAACCGTCCCTACGCACTTGCAATACAAAGCACAAACTCTTACAGTGCCAGTGTTACCCGTCCGACCACTATAACCAAGTAATTACAGCCATGGGCCGCTAGCTTCTAATGTGGTTTACGTATCTAAACTGTGTACATCAGATTACCTCTGCTTCTACATAGTCTGTCTGAGAACACTCCCTTCTttttcagatgttttttttcctgcTAATAATTGTAGAATTAATGCAAATATTTAAGCTGAAACCATGCAATATTGTGATGAGCTGTCTGTAAAGCCATGTGTGTCCCCCACACTTAAAAGTGGGATAAGCATATAGAAATACAATTAAATGTAGCACCTACACAAGGAATGGTCTGTTTGTACTTTTTGTTAGTCTTTACTTTGTCCAATACCCATTTACTCTTGTCTGTCTATTCTTTTAGAAACTTGAAGGCTCCAAAGCAAAGGGACAACTTCTAATCTTTGGAGCAACCAACTGGGACTTGATTGGACGTAAAGAAGTACCTAAACAGCAAGGTGAGTTAAACAGCTGACATGATAAACTGGGTATGTGCCCCTGCTGCCAGCATGGTGGGTGCTGACATGGGGTACGTGGAGGTTTTGGGGATATCTTTAAAGTGGTGGTAAAAGGGACAGAACACGTGTTTAGTGGTGCTAGAAATCTGTATTCTAACATCTCCGATAACTGATAAGTTGCAATACATTATATACAAGTAATATATGTACACAGATCTTATGGTGATGGTCTCTACACAATTGACCTcaaaataaaagacataaaaaataatagtgcagtaaggtaagtataattgtatgtgaatgagtgagtaagttcacactcacatttaccagagctaactcagagctcagctgttattacgcgtggacggaacaatccccgtctcaggatatatATGGAACAATAGGCGTCTTGATGGTCTCAGGCAGATGATATGTGGAGAGACCTAGAGAATCCAAATGGTGCAATAATActgataaaatcaataaaaagaatctaatcacatttgctagagcagaacttgttCTAGTCAGtatagcataggtggtataatccccaccaagaatatgatggtaaccaggaagtaaagGAGTTGAAATCCAGAGTGATTAAAAGGATAAATACTATTtattagaacaaaaaaataacagaatGCTGTATAGAATCACTCAaagtccacttaacgcgtttcacctataaaaaggcttcttcagaagtgttttattttttcagcacttttataaaggtGTCAAGTTGCCCCGTTGTCATCTGGGAGGTTACTCTTCATGATCATTTTGAACCCAGCACAATGCAGAAGGAATGCATCTTCTCGAGGCATTGTAATGAGTGCTTCGCTGTAATAAGCATTGCTTGCACTGAGGCAATAGCTGTGTATGCACCGTGCCTCTcaaggcttctctatgaggagcctACTAGTGGCCAGATCTTCAATGATCTCATTGATTTAAAGTAGTTGTGGTGCCTGCAATCCCTGCTATGGGGGAAAGCTGTTTAACAGTGAAGCTAGCGCTCACAGACAAAATCACTGACAGAATTGTGCTCTGCCTTATGTCACAAAGATACTCTCTCCGTGGATTGCATCTGGTGACTCCACGCACCTTAACCACCAGAGTGTGTTGGAGTGTTTATGGTGCCTACATTGTCACTTTCTATAGCACTAGAAGAGAAGGGTTTTTCCTTTGTTTATAGTTTACATTGTGCTGGAGTTGATGAATGCCGATTCACGCAGACGCAGGAGGTAACATTTTAATGGTTGGCTGACGCTATACTCTGTTCTTGTCAGTATTCTCCACACTCTCTCCATTCAGTTACCTGCTAATGAATGAAACAAAACCATTTTTTCGTTCTGCCAAATGTTATATTAACTCCTAGAAATTACTCTCTTGGATATTAGTAATACCCTACGTTGGTCATAAACAGTGACTTTACAAGACGTGAATAATCTATACAAACATTTTGTGtcccgttaaagggacactccaggcacccagaccacttctgcccattggagtggtctgagtgccaactcccatcacccttaaccccttaaggacacatgacatgtctgacacgtcacgattcccttttattccagaagtttggtccttaaggggttaaaggaccactatgccgcgcatgcgcattcagccgatgactgggaaaggaggaagagagtccccagtgccgagggagcccggcactggaaaaaggtaagggatttaccccttcctcaccctagagcccgggaggggggctatggtggtgagggggacccaaggaccctatagagccaggaaaacaagtgttttcctggcactatagtggtcctttaatcctgcaagtgtaattattgcagttgttataaactgcaatatttaccttgccgggttaagtcctcctctagtggttgtctatcagacagccactagagggactaccGGGTTCTTAAAACCCcaaaagatgctggacgtcctcacgctatgcatgttgctggaatccctataggaaagcactgaatactgctttccaatggggagatCTAATATATGTGCGCGgctattgccacgcatgcgcattaggtctcccctgccggctggcgtgggcggagcctgaccaagcaccgagggacattggcactggattcaggtaagtcactgaggggctttaacctcttcagccacatgggatggggggtgggagggagaagggcacGGATATGTTTTCTTGGCAGTGGGAGTTCCCTTTAAGGAGAGGTTATAATCTTGCCTTGTTACACCCTGTTTCAAAGTATTGTGTCCTTTCTTCACcaaatgttaacttttttttttttttctctagctgCCTACCGTAATCTGGGACAAAACTTGTGGGGGCCCCACCGATATGGCTGCCTGACTGGCATACAGGTCCGGACTGTGGCTTCTGGCCCATGTTCAGCGCACAGTCTCCTTATCACCACGGAGGGCAAGCTGTGGAGCTGGGGTATGTAGATGTAGATGTAGAAGGTGGAAGTACTCTGAGGCCAGTAAATCTATTGCTTCTACGGAATGAATTGTTCTATAAAATGGTAAACTGCAGCCCGGTCTGTGAATTTGTGGCCCATATGGGagactgtttgtttattttgcttGAAGCAAGTACTCTGCTTTGTCTAAGTGGGGATCTATAATCCTCTCCATATAGAACAAGGAAACTGGGATCTGCGTGCATTATCATTTAAGATTCCACTGAGAATTTCCCCTGCTTGGTtgtgttttgtaatatttttaattatggGTAACTTTTATATCTATTTCTGTACCCGTATAGGGATTCAATAAAGTTTGTGTTTTTAATCAAGGCACCTAGCCCAATACCTGTTCAGTTAATTGAAACAAGGGTAATAGGATTAGTATTGGTCTTGTTTTTTGCAAGCATAGTATAATCTTTCTCTGCATTCTCCAACCTTGTTCATGTAGCGTCTCCATGATGCAGACTGAATCTACACATTGACACGTCTGTTTTCTTAACCTCCATATGGTGCTATGTGTCTTTCCTAATCTGATAGTCAGTGTGAGTGAGTTCTGAATGCAGTCGTACTGAGCGAGACCAGAGTTGATAGCTGATCTTTTGGTGAATGGTGGCTTGGGCTAGCCGTAGGTAAGGGATGGGAAACGGACACGTGACAAAGTAACAATTGTTTAAAATGTCACACGTGTGGTAAGCTGGCTGATCTGTGTTTAGTGTTCCTCCTGGTGTACATTGTGAGACTGTATGCCTCCTTCTGTGTATTTCCAAGACGCGTGTTATAAGCTGCAGTTGATGGCGAGCTTGTTAATTAACCTGTTACCGTCCATTGGCCTCTTTGTCACATGTGGcatttaaagttttgaaaatcTTTGCTAATTCCAGGTCGCAACGACAAAGGGCAGCTGGGACATGGGGATATTAAGAGAGTGGACTCCCCGAAACCTATTGAGAGCCTGAAAGGGGAGGTGTTTGTGCACGCGTCCTGTGGACGGAACCACACGCTGGCGCTGACAGGTAGCACTGCTTATTTACTGATGATTTTCATGTGTTgtcatatatttgtgtgtttttaaattACCCTTTCCCTGCCCTCCTCCTCGTTTTTCTCAGAGAACGGATCTGTCTACGGGTTTGGAGAAAATAAAATGGGCCAACTTGGTCTTGGAAACAAAACGGATGCCGTGCCAAGTCCTGCCCAGGTACTGTGTGCGCCCATCCATCCCTCTGACCCTGTGTATTCCTTCAGCCAAACTAAGTGTCTGTTCTTTCCTTAGATCCTGTATAACGGGCAGCCCATCACAAAAGTGGCCTGTGGGGCCGAGTTCAGTATGATCATGGACTGTAAGGGAAACCTCTATTCCTTCGGCTGCCCAGAGTATGGACAGTTGGGTAAGGATTCTCCTTTAACATGCATTAATGACGACAAAAAAAACTATACTGCACAACACAGAAACTAACTATTTAACTGGCTATTGCAATGATTTTAATCCTGCAATTACTGCCTGAGTAACTACGTATTGCACAACACAGGAGCTGGCTATCGCAATAATTTAATCCTGCAATTACTGCCTGTCCGGCTACCAGTATGGAGCGGTTTTATCTGTTAGATGGAGCTGCGGCAGAGTGCAGTGTCCATGGGATATGCTCAACTCACTCAAAGGATTGAGCATCCTGATTAACCAAGCGCCTTCGTAATTAAAGCAGAGCTCCTTGCAGAAGCTACAAAGCCAAGGAATTTGCAGCAAATGCAAGAACCTTTTTGTCTTTAGAAAGCACACCCAGGAGTGACCCCTTAATATTGTTTGGTTCTATTAGTCCTCGAATTCTGTGTTTTGTAATAGTTTTAGGTTAACCAAAGGGGTAAAACGGCAGCTGAAAACGTTTACCTCTGATTTGATCTGAACTTTGCAGTTTAACTGTCGATTCATCAAAACCTGTCCGAccatctaggttttttttttttatttatttttattccctcTCCATTAAGGACACAACTCTGATGGTAAATACATAGCACGTGCTCAGCGTATCGAATATGACTGTGAGCTGATAGCGCGCCGGATTGCAATATTTATAGAGAAGACAAAGGATGGTCAGATTCTGCCAGTTCCTAATGTGGTTGTGCGAGATGTTGCATGTGGAATCAATCACACGGTGAGTGTTTACTGGCATCACCAAATGTTCTTCCCCTCTGTTACATGTCAGGGAGGGTTATGTACTAAACTTGTATTTTTAACAAAGGCAGATATAgctaatttattttatgtttaaccccttaaggacacgtgacatgtgtgacatgtcatgattcccttttattccagaagtttggtccttaaggggttaacccctaatATCTCTTTTTACTGTCATTTTAATTTGATGACTGCAATATATGAATACAGAAGCTCTGTATAACCTGAGTTCATATCAAACAGTTTTTTGAGATGTTGGGCAAAACCAGGGGTCTTCTGGCAACCAAAACCAACTCTTCATACGTGAAATTCTGTACGACCATGGCCAGACTTAGCTGTGGGCAAAGCCCTGATTTGTCCAACAACACCAGAGGCCAGAGCTCCTAATTTGGAGagctcctttaaagggacactataatccccaaaacaactttaacgtaATGAAGCTGGTTTGGTGCTCctacagtttcactgctcaattctctgccgtttaggaatttaatcatttttgtttctgtttatgcagccttacccacaccttccctgactgtgactggcacagccagcatgaaaacaaaatgttttttattttcagtcagatttacagcacagtgtgtttttaATCtagacatttttatctcctgctctttaaattgaacttcaatcacgtgcaggaaggctgtgtaaatcacatgcaggtaggtgtgactagggctgtataaacaaagtgatttaactcctaattgatGGAGAATTCAGTCGtaaaactgcaggggcataagcTACAcagcaaaactacttcattaagctaaagttgttttggtgcatgtagtgtccctttaatctttcgGGGTACTTATTGAACATTACTGGCAAgtcgtgttttgtttttgtttgtttgtttgtttttggaacAAGTTCTGAGCTGACTAATCTTACATTTGTGCATATTCCTTGCACAGAAATTCATTTGTTGCTGTCTGACTATGAATGCTCCTCAGTAGTCAGATGCTGATCTCCCAGCCTAGCAGGACTTTGATAGGAGACAAACTGTTGTAAAATGGTTTGTCCCCTTATTGGGAACATCACAAGGCTCTCTAGCATCATAACAactgtagtagttgtggtgctCAGAGTAACCCTTAATCTATGTCCCAATACTATTACATTTCCATGATGCTATAGAGCTCTGCTGCCCTCTTGCTGTTACAAATATAATTGCAGTTTTCATACACATTTTTGTCTTCACGGTGCCAAGATAGGAGTTCTCTGCTGATTTAATAAACAAAGTATTGGTATGAGCACTTGCTTTGCTTCTCAAACCTCTCCATTCTGCTTGTGGACTGCCAAGAAATGATAGATTTTCCCATATTTGTACAGCTTGTGTTGGACTCTCAGAAGCGCGTCTTCTCCTGGGGATTTGGTGGTTATGGCCGGCTAGGACATACGGAGCAAAAGGATGAGATGGTGCCACGACTGGTAAAGCTGTTTGACTTCCCGGGTCGGGGTGCATCTCAAATATACGCTGGTGCCACCTGTTCTTTTGCCGTCAATGAGATGGGTGAGAAATTATTAATCTATAAAACATTTATTGTGTTTATAAGTTCTAATCTCTTgaggctttatttattttatttttcttcctatCTTCAGGTGGATTGTTTTTCTGGGGAGCAACAAACACTTCACGTGATTCCACTATGTATCCCAAAGCTGTGCAGGATCTGTGTGGATGGAAGGTCAGAAGCTTGGCGTGTGGGTAAGGATTGATGTCAAATGTCTGTTCTGCTTCGCAGCTTTAAAATACAATTCATGGATTCCGTCTTTGTCCTTTTAGTGtgaatgctttttatttttccctgGTAGAGCATTTAAACTCGCTCGTGTCACTGCTTTGCTCACCTACCTGGAAGGCCAAACTTCCTGGGTTACAAAAATGAACGTTCTCTATCACCACGTTTATAATTAAAAACTTTTGccacttttttaaaaatgttgttttcTATAAACAATCCTATTCACAAAAACCTCAAATGCCGAAACTAGCACACCTAGCGCTGACCTGCAAATGGTGTCAGAAAGACAAGCCATTTATTCTGTGATATTCTCCAAAACCTCTAAATCCCAGCTGTACCGTAAACTTTGGTTTGGGCCGGAGACTGTAATACTGAAACTACATAATATAAAAGTCAAATTATCTGTGTTCAATATATCATTTCATAGCAATCTAAGCCTTGTATTACTCAGACGTTGGAGAAGTCCAGGTACACAAACATTGCGTGCAGTTACAAGCTGTAATGGAACTTGGCGCATGTCACGACTTTGTTGAATCAAAGTTCACATTGTGTGACTGAAACGTTGTCacgtgtgttcctttaaagcctgTCATGCCACAAAATGAGTGGTTTTGGATTTTCTTAGTGTATTGGTGATAAGGTGAACGATCAATGTTTCGACCCAGAAGGTCTTCATCAtcacaaagttagcgttcataatagtttttttttatatatatatatttttttttaatctttgttttctgttgtgcatggtataacaataggcttaCTCAGCCACGATAGCATTCCTAAGCAGTAACAGGCATAACCATCAAAAAATGGCATATGAATATACGGCACAATTTTTTTACGTTTTGTTGAAAGAAACAGTAGACCGTGGATAGACATAGTAATTAACGTTTGAGCTTTCCTGTCTGTTTATGAAAATTTACGTTAAGTGAAATTCTACACATGTAATGTATACTAGGCATGTCGTTAGTTTAACATTTGTTTATGCTAATGAGGTTAAGTAATTTAATGCTTATAAAGTATGCTAAGCAGATTACATGTGTATTGTCTATGTGTAGGCAAGTGCTGCATGCTTATAAAACACGAATAGAAGAGAAGGTTGCCCGGCTAACCAGTATAAGAGTAGCAGGCGTCCGGCCATCCGGAGACGCAACCCACGTGTGTACCACAATATTTTACgatcattattatatttttagagaaatgcccagcacaaaaatagaaaaaacaagaaaaaagaaaatcaggAATTTAGGATATCTTAAGTGTTCTCTGGTATTGTCTCTATTAGGGAGGTTGCTATATGTTCTGGGCCGTGTCCTTTGCAGCAGAGGCTCGAAATATGAACCCCTGCGCTATCCTGGGGTGACGTTActgttcagcctatgcccatcgTGGGAAGTAGCTTTTTTTGTAGTGGGGGGGGATCGGGGTGCAGTTGACCAGCAAACTCTTTGAGGGGGGTCTTGTGTCAGAGAGAGTGGCTGCCTCTCCCCGGTTCCAGCTTCAGTAGGCCGCACCTGAATTTTTGGTTCCCTGACTCCGGTGTTCCCGGTGAGGTATTGGTCGATTCAGGAATGCATCCCATACATGGGTAGTACACCCCAGTGAGTCCTTGGACTATATAGTCGTCGATTGTACCCAGTTTTCTGCCCGATTTTCAGGAGCTCTAGTCCCCTGCAACAAAATGTTTGTGTGCCCTGACTTCTATCAGAATCTTGTGCGGAGTTGGGCCCCCCTATTGTCTGGAGCACCATTCTGTCATTTGAACATATTTGTTTACCTGACTGCAGTCCTTACATTCATGAGTTTATGAAGCCTTGTGTTAGTGGCATCCTCCCCGATTAGTCATGTAACTGCAGTGAGCGTGCGCATAAAGGATAATTGCGGCATAGGAATTGGAGCAGACACTATGGAAACTAATGGAACCCTCAGTCTGTCCACATAGAGTATCGCACTTATTATAGATGACACAATGTAACAAATGTTAGCTTGATACCGCCTTGCAGTTAGTGTTTACCTTCACATTACCAATGTCTCCACAACAAATAAACCTAGACTGGTTTTAGTCTTTGTTGCCAAGGGAGTAATGTCAGCCGTCAGATTCATAGCAGGTACTTAgtatttttcaatttgttttttccAGGAAGAGCAGTATTATTGTAGCAGCCGATGAAAGCACAATCAGCTATGGCCCTTCTCCAACCTACGGAGAGCTGGTAAGTGCTGTTTTTTGTTATTGTACAGTTCTCTGTGCTGTGTGAAATCCCAGTACCCAAAAaagaaatcaatattttatatttatttattaggaagcaacactgagtgacaatcaatttcacatgctgttgtgcaaatgggatagacaacaggtagaaattataggcaattagcaagacacccccaataaaagtggttctgcaggtggtgaccacagaccacttctcagttcctatgcttcctggctgatgttttggccaCTTTTGAATATATATAGTTATCCCATGATCTTTCAGACCAGAAAGTTGCTCCTTCTTGACACAGTCAGCACATAACAGTCTGGATGGCGCATATTGTTCCTCTTTGATAATATAAATTACATCCTATTGTTACATCAAACGGCATCTGCTTCTCTCCTTAGGGCTATGGTGACAACAAGGCCAAATCCTCAACTACTGCGCAGGAAGTAAAGACGCTGGATGGTGTCTACGCAGAGCAGGTAAGATAGTGACTGTCCCCACACTAGTCACTGACCCTTTAGTGTCTCGCGATAATGTAACATTTTCCTTGAATCCTGTTTTGCAGGTTGCGATGGGTTATTCGCACTCGATGGTCGTAGCACGGGACGAGACTGAGAAAGACAAAGAGAAATTGAAAAAGCTCCCAGAGTACAACCCCCGTACCCTGTGATGCTGAATGAACCTCCTGCCCTGCGAGGAGACGCAATATTCCAACCACTCCTCTCCCACCCCTAAATACACCTTTCAGTGCCACCTACCACTGCCTGGCAGGCATCTCcagtactgaaagggttaagGCAGCTGTATCTCGCCGAGGGTACCAGGACTTTGCTCGTTCTTACATTCCTTCTACATGATCTGCATTCTCCCAGAAACTggctgaaaaatgctttccttccTTTTTCTAAAACTTTACAGAGACTATTGACCCAATGTGTTTGGGGGATTTAAAAAGGGAGCTAGGTGGGCGTCCGCTTAAAGGCCAAGAACAGGACTGCAAAATACTGGTACCTCTCACTATTTTAACCAGCCATTTCCTGGTACTATTGCGCAGCCTTTGGCTATTGTAACAATAAATCAAATCCAAGGAGCTTGTTCCCGAGTTGCGGAAAATGCTGTGGGTATCTCTAGGCAGCTgtcttgtgtttatttttatttttcctttatatAATCAGCAGGCGCTTGGTCCAGCCTCGGCATTCCCAAATCTTTTCAGTTGGACAGAATCGGTGCCTTGTGAATGAGCATAGATTGACTCTTCATTCCAGCACTTCTGGTGCCTTGTTAACCTCCCATTCCCACCAGTTTGTTTCATAGTGTTCTTGTTAAAGGTGTCCAGCTGTTGTCTCACTGTCTTGTGATGGAGTGCAACTCTCATTATGCTCAGCCAATTTGCTGGTAGTGGGATTTGCAGACCATTGAACAGCAGGTAAAGTTGCATCGGGCACTAATTTTCTGTTATGTTGTGTTAGAATTTAGAAAAGAATGAGGAGATAAAGTCTTTATAGAAACTGCTATTGTGTATTGTTTATCCTCCATTAAAAATGTCCCTAGCCCAGTAAGCGTGCCAGGGATCTGGGTATGAAGAATCTGTCCTTATCCACAGCTTAACTTCACAGGTAAAGGCAGCCACTCAGTACGGAGCTTATTACTGCTTGATTTAAGAGCAGGAATCTGCCAATAGCCATTATTTTTGTGCATTAATATCCACTGCTGTCCCaaaacttgggggggggggggggggggaggggggagaggcggCTCAGAATTAGTTTGAAACCATATTGAGCCTGGTTGTATGGGTCATCCTATGGTGAACTGGTTCCTGAGCCACGTTTGCCACAGATT
Proteins encoded in this window:
- the RCC2 gene encoding protein RCC2, which translates into the protein MPRKKVTDGNGAARPGGRKKAAASGRKRDRDEFSSDDDDLDASPGSDGGFQAQNNKRGPGKGASKAPAAVIVTEPEHTKEKIKLEGSKAKGQLLIFGATNWDLIGRKEVPKQQAAYRNLGQNLWGPHRYGCLTGIQVRTVASGPCSAHSLLITTEGKLWSWGRNDKGQLGHGDIKRVDSPKPIESLKGEVFVHASCGRNHTLALTENGSVYGFGENKMGQLGLGNKTDAVPSPAQILYNGQPITKVACGAEFSMIMDCKGNLYSFGCPEYGQLGHNSDGKYIARAQRIEYDCELIARRIAIFIEKTKDGQILPVPNVVVRDVACGINHTLVLDSQKRVFSWGFGGYGRLGHTEQKDEMVPRLVKLFDFPGRGASQIYAGATCSFAVNEMGGLFFWGATNTSRDSTMYPKAVQDLCGWKVRSLACGKSSIIVAADESTISYGPSPTYGELGYGDNKAKSSTTAQEVKTLDGVYAEQVAMGYSHSMVVARDETEKDKEKLKKLPEYNPRTL